A DNA window from Zingiber officinale cultivar Zhangliang chromosome 3A, Zo_v1.1, whole genome shotgun sequence contains the following coding sequences:
- the LOC122050918 gene encoding protein ESSENTIAL FOR POTEXVIRUS ACCUMULATION 1-like isoform X1 yields the protein MADFRNADDSRGLTVDPPPPPSHRGRPVFPSGLGVEATDNQGSENSIPLSPQWLFSKSVDNKELGSIHDNKTDDVKASVTVDGYVSTGKKKEAFRPILHDPEGGRRDRWHDEERETNSSIRRDHWREGDKELGDTHRTERWPENNSKHSGEPRTDLRRESKWSTRWGPSDKESDNWRGKWLESSKGSNPVPDKTSSYFTSHGKDMNNHGKDTEGDDHYSRSWRSNYGLGRGRGDSNYNQSQTPLKQPNMHGYSRGRVENGISSMFVGRGKSNFGTNNKNSDTSRVHIVGSFHEKFDDTSGDLSSKRYTRIKMLDIYRKTDIKSIRSSFDEFVEVPSLTQVETLEPLAFSAPTADESVIIKGIDKGDIVSSGAPQLSKESSIGRSTPEAVPARQSKLDSKYDLPNAVDIYRAQIDNSMMENCIPSESPPYDKQPYQLRNYTMLDATLSRSRSNSKDLDIVSTNADEMISKDSTRFVAASSFVPQRSQSSGDYKSGPVYGSNAFSSEVSLEHMRPSHLQKDIESNTDGVGVHSDAKSHSYMNRQPSELTKEAYSFMPKDVLVGRKLHPPSPEDLLLYYKDPQGQIQGPFSGSDVISWFEAGYFGIDLQVCLANSPADAPFSSLGDVMPHLRAKAGPPPGFGMAKHVSTVDSTPKGKFPGPSSILTGLSEYEQRDLSIAAAETQNRFLESLMSDNNSSSASETFSFNRGLPGVVGESGSETNYLLTQTRLLERQRSLMNPVSYWSGGDSSSAPGPKTDLVSDSSPYSKLFPSTVDSPVQTLKSQQVDLLSLLQAGADKAVSRTGGYGASFLSNFSDAATGNNPLHAGTEHQAEVLSMHYNQHLPSQIRFGGHQHSLLPVNQSSLPNLISQHSDPSFIPPDKFLPSEMHQDPRLLSLSQQQYLLSQLHLQSQIPAAQLPVLEKLLLLQQQQKQEQQQFMIQQQQQQQQQYQQMLSNVFSSHLSQQQFGGPYVQTSVAMPTGKIATDHVVLQRGNEQLQIGQQMPVAYEGSRASYHPNTNLQSSLNVSSPTSVPLSIPFPHHILDQGITSNESDTQFVMDNVATLPDTKTKQEMADDLNFSETRGESEKSGLESQNMTQSLCGTEKEQEVPQVSQAQDIAPLGLEDSQLSTDFAPPMTDPVHDINISSLDLSDQNDQAVPNKVVETQEVKKNSEKKSKKQKKSKAKIVVDAGKGLPIFISSKASNVDTEVGVNANEAKSEVLTDVSLACTNEMSEPQSPSLAFNVNPLPSGTKDEEANANVVATPGSNLKVSSTQWAWKSAPGFKPKSLLEIQQEEQLKAQRGISSETVAVTPAKVVPSPAPWSSITNFENKPSSDTVLESNTLLVNSEDPLKSKSRKSNLHDLLAEEVLAKSNKDIRASAGNAQSSLLPLLSPGQAHLEASAVDDNDFVEAKDTRKARKKVSKSKAAGAKIQQPVGSAELSASPSTVEKDKIARQVQGKESLPAPPAAPSLGDFVLWKEDQSSSVPPPAWSFDSKKQQRPVSLRDIQMEQQKRSGTMQQQQAPIPTAKVQPNQASRGSGTWQNSGTSPSNIASSHQFVPQVSNLIKPRTEDDLFWGLPEQSKPELKRPDFPPTESSVSRAAKGKGVSGAGTGQKVGSRGLDYTLSSPLPILKGRGVSSKNSEAMEFQDWCVNEWIRLTGTNDTSFLEFCIKQTTSEAEMLLRENIGSLDHNHDFIDKFLNYKEFLPSDVLDTAFELQKTHPISVEDYSHRNSNAVAAAAVPDPDEGTDDAFDGQPKGRGKKKGKKAHKVSSTLLGFNVVSNRIMMGEIQTLED from the exons ATGGCCGACTTCAGGAATGCCGACGACAGCCGCGGCCTCACCGTGGATCCGCCGCCGCCCCCGAGTCACAGAGGTCGTCCCGTCTTTCCTTCCGGATTGGGCGTTGAAGCCACGG ACAATCAAGGGTCTGAGAATTCTATACCTCTTTCTCCTCAATGGCTGTTTTCAAAGTCAGTTGATAACAAG GAATTGGGCTCCATTCATGATAACAAGACAGATGATGTGAAGGCATCAGTGACTGTTGATGGTTATGTTAGTACTGGAAAGAAAAAGGAGGCCTTTAGGCCAATCTTGCATGATCCAGAAGGTGGTCGCCGAGACCGGTGGcatgatgaagagagagaaacaaATTCTTCCATTCGCCGAGACCATTGGAGGGAGGGAGACAAAGAGCTTGGTGATACACACCGAACAGAACGCTGGCCTGAAAATAACTCCAAGCATTCTGGGGAACCACGCACTGACCTGCGACGGGAGAGCAAATGGAGCACGCGTTGGGGACCAAGTGATAAGGAATCTGATAACTGGCGTGGGAAGTGGTTGGAGTCTAGCAAAGGCAGTAACCCGGTCCCTGACAAGACTTCATCATATTTCACTAGTCATGGAAAGGACATGAATAATCATGGAAAGGACACTGAAGGAGATGATCATTATTCTCGGTCATGGAGATCTAACTATGGTTTAGGCCGTGGGAGGGGAGACTCTAATTACAACCAATCTCAAACTCCTCTCAAACAGCCTAATATGCATGGTTATAGTAGAGGAAGAGTAGAAAATGGGATATCATCTATGTTTGTTGGTCGTGGAAAATCTAACTTTGGCACGAACAACAAGAACAGTGATACTTCTCGTGTTCATATAGTGGGTTCTTTTCATGAGAAGTTTGATGATACCTCTGGAGATCTTTCCAGCAAAAGATATACTAGGATAAAAATGCTTGATATATATAGGAAAACTGATATAAAGAGTATTAGATCATCATTTGATGAATTTGTTGAAGTTCCTTCCCTAACTCAAGTGGAAACATTGGAGCCCTTAGCATTTTCTGCTCCTACAGCTGATGAATCA gtcatcatcaagggaattgaCAAAGGAGATATTGTGAGTAGTGGCGCTCCTCAACTGTCAAAGGAATCTTCCATTGGGAGGTCTACTCCAGAAGCTGTCCCAGCTAGGCAGAGTAAATTAG ATAGTAAATATGACCTGCCAAATGCTGTGGATATTTATAGAGCTCAAATTGACAATTCCATGATGGAGAATTGCATTCCTTCTGAGAGCCCACCATACGATAAACAGCCATATCAACTCAGAAATTACACAATGCTAGATGCTACTCTCAGTAGATCTCGATCAAATTCAAAAG ACCTAGATATTGTTTCAACAAATGCAGACGAGATGATTTCTAAAGATAGTACTCGGTTTGTGGCAGCATCATCTTTTGTTCCACAAAGATCTCAGTCAAGTGGGGACTATAAATCTGGTCCAGTATATGGTAGCAATGCTTTTTCCTCGGAGGTTTCTCTAGAGCATATGCGCCCCTCTCATCTACAGAAAGATATAGAGTCTAACACTGACGGAGTTGGTGTACATTCAGATGCTAAAAGCCATTCCTATATGAATAGGCAACCATCTGAATTAACAAAGGAAGCTTATTCTTTTATGCCCAAGGATGTATTGGTTGGCAGGAAGTTGCATCCCCCTTCTCCAGAAGATCTTTTACTATACTACAAGGACCCTCAAGGTCAAATTCAAGGTCCTTTTTCTGGAAGCGATGTTATTAGTTGGTTTGAAGCAGGATATTTTGGTATTGATCTGCAAGTCTGCCTTGCAAATTCTCCTGCTGACGCACCTTTTTCTTCACTTGGAGATGTTATGCCGCACTTGAGAGCAAAGGCTGGACCACCACCTGGATTTGGCATGGCCAAGCATGTTTCCACAGTGGATAGCACTCCTAAGGGTAAATTTCCAGGTCCTAGTAGCATTCTCACTGGGCTCAGTGAATATGAACAACGAGACCTAAGTATTGCTGCAGCTGAAACACAAAATCGGTTCTTGGAGTCTTTGATGTCTGACAATAATAGCAGTTCTGCTTCGGAAACCTTCTCTTTCAATAGAG GTTTGCCTGGTGTAGTAGGAGAAAGTGGGAGTGAGACAAATTACCTCTTGACACAAACCAGGTTGTTGGAAAGGCAAAGGTCTTTAATGAATCCTGTTTCATACTGGTCAGGTGGTGATTCATCATCAGCGCCCGGACCCAAAACAGATTTGGTTTCAGACTCTTCACCATATTCTAAACTATTTCCGTCAACTGTGGACTCTCCGGTCCAAACTCTTAAATCTCagcaagttgacttgctgtcCCTTTTGCAAGCTGGTGCTGATAAGGCAGTTTCACGAACTGGTGGATATGGTGCATCTTTTCTTTCGAATTTTTCAGATGCTGCAACAGGAAATAATCCCCTTCATGCTGGCACTGAACATCAAGCTGAGGTATTGAGTATGCATTATAATCAACATTTGCCATCTCAGATACGATTTGGAGGTCATCAGCACAGTTTGCTGCCAGTAAACCAATCCTCATTACCTAATTTAATCTCTCAACATAGTGATCCTTCATTTATTCCACCAGATAAATTTCTTCCATCTGAGATGCACCAGGATCCGCGATTGCTAAGCTTGTCGCAACAACAGTATCTGCTGTCTCAACTTCATTTGCAGTCTCAGATTCCTGCTGCTCAATTACCTGTGTTGGAAAAGTTATTATTGCTCCAGCAGCAGCAAAAGCAAGAGCAGCAGCAATTTATgatacagcaacagcagcaacaacagcaacaataTCAGCAAATGCTTTCCAATGTGTTTTCCAGTCATCTGTCTCAGCAACAGTTCGGTGGTCCTTATGTTCAAACATCTGTTGCCATGCCAACAGGCAAGATAGCTACAGATCATGTTGTGCTTCAGAGAGGAAATGAACAATTACAGATTGGTCAGCAGATGCCAGTTGCATATGAAGGTAGTCGAGCATCGTATCATCCCAATACTAACCTACAAAGTTCCCTGAATGTTAGTTCACCGACTTCTGTACCTCTGTCTATCCCCTTTCCACATCATATCCTTGACCAAGGAATTACTTCAAACGAATCAGATACTCAATTTGTGATGGATAATGTTGCTACTCTTCCTGATACCAAAACAAAACAAGAGATGGCGGATGATTTGAATTTCTCTGAGACTCGAGGGGAGTCAGAGAAATCGGGTCTTGAATCCCAAAATATGACTCAGAGTTTGTGTGGTACAGAGAAAGAACAAGAGGTACCACAAGTGTCTCAGGCTCAAGATATTGCTCCCCTTGGTTTAGAGGACAGTCAATTATCTACTGATTTTGCACCTCCTATGACTGATCCAGTACATGATATCAATATTTCTTCATTAGATCTCAGTGACCAAAATGATCAAGCTGTCCCTAACAAAGTTGTTGAAACACAAGAAGTGAAGAAAAATTCTGAAAAGAAATCTAAGAAGCAAAAGAAATCTAAGGCAAAAATTGTTGTAGATGCAGGGAAAGGATTACCTATTTTTATTTCTAGCAAGGCATCAAACGTGGATACTGAAGTTGGTGTAAATGCCAATGAAGCTAAATCTGAAGTGCTGACTGATGTTTCTCTAGCATGCACTAATGAAATGTCTGAACCTCAAAGTCCCTCACTGGCATTCAATGTGAATCCTTTACCCAGTGGAACAAAAGATGAGGAAGCCAATGCGAATGTAGTTGCTACACCGGGTTCCAATCTGAAGGTATCATCAACTCAGTGGGCATGGAAATCTGCTCCAGGATTCAAACCTAAATCTCTTCTGGAGATACAACAGGAAGAACAGCTGAAGGCACAAAGAGGGATCAGTTCTGAAACTGTTGCAGTGACACCTGCCAAAGTTGTTCCATCTCCAGCCCCTTGGTCATCAATAACTAATTTCGAAAATAAGCCATCCAGTGATACTGTTCTAGAATCAAATACGCTCCTTGTGAACTCTGAAGATCCTCTTAAATCAAAGAGCAGGAAAAGCAATTTGCATGATTTATTGGCTGAAGAAGTTTTGGCCAAGTCAAATAAAGATATTAGGGCTTCTGCTGGCAATGCTCAGAGCTCACTTCTACCACTGCTATCACCAGGTCAGGCACATCTTGAAGCTTCTGCTGTTGATGACAATGATTTTGTTGAGGCTAAGGATACTAGAAAAGCTCGCAAAAAGGTATCAAAGTCGAAAGCTGCTGGAGCCAAGATACAACAACCAGTTGGTTCCGCTGAATTGTCTGCATCCCCATCAACTGTTGAAAAGGATAAAATTGCACGCCAAGTACAAGGAAAAGAATCTTTACcggctcctcctgctgctccatcATTGGGGGATTTTGTTCTTTGGAAGGAGGATCAATCAAGCTCTGTTCCTCCACCAGCATGGTCATTCGACTCTAAGAAACAGCAGAGACCGGTATCATTAAGAGACATTCAGATGGAACAACAGAAGAGGTCTGGAACTATGCAGCAACAGCAGGCTCCAATACCAACAGCTAAAGTCCAGCCAAACCAGGCAAGTCGTGGAAGCGGGACTTGGCAGAATAGTGGAACATCACCATCTAACATTGCATCATCCCATCAGTTTGTTCCACAAGTTTCAAATCTGATAAAACCTAGAACTGAAGATGATCTGTTTTGGGGGTTGCCTGAGCAATCAAAACCAGAACTCAAAAG GCCTGACTTCCCTCCAACCGAGAGCTCTGTCAGCAGGGCAGCTAAAGGCAAAGGAGTTTCTGGAGCAGGAACAGGGCAGAAGGTTGGAAGCAGAGGTTTGGATTATACTCTTTCCTCACCTTTGCCCATTTTGAAGGGTAGGGGCGTTTCTTCAAAGAACTCAG AGGCGATGGAATTCCAAGATTGGTGTGTTAATGAGTGGATCCGGCTCACAGGGACGAATG ATACCAGTTTTCTGGAATTTTGCATAAAGCAGACAACGTCTGAGGCTGAGATGCTATTGCGAGAAAACATCGGTTCTCTGGATCACAATCATGATTTCATCGACAAGTTCCTCAACTACAAAGAGTTCTTGCCATCAGATGTCCTCGACACTGCTTTTGAGTTGCAGAAGACCCACCCTATTTCTGTGGAGGACTACAGTCACCGGAATTCCAATGCCGTAGCTGCAGCAGCTGTTCCTGATCCTGATGAAGGCACAGATGATGCCTTCGATGGGCAACCCAAAGGACGGGGGaagaaaaaggggaagaaggcgcaCAAGGTGAGTTCGACGCTCTTGGGGTTTAACGTTGTCAGCAACCGCATAATGATGGGCGAGATCCAGACCCTAGAAGATTAG
- the LOC122050918 gene encoding protein ESSENTIAL FOR POTEXVIRUS ACCUMULATION 1-like isoform X2: protein MADFRNADDSRGLTVDPPPPPSHRDNQGSENSIPLSPQWLFSKSVDNKELGSIHDNKTDDVKASVTVDGYVSTGKKKEAFRPILHDPEGGRRDRWHDEERETNSSIRRDHWREGDKELGDTHRTERWPENNSKHSGEPRTDLRRESKWSTRWGPSDKESDNWRGKWLESSKGSNPVPDKTSSYFTSHGKDMNNHGKDTEGDDHYSRSWRSNYGLGRGRGDSNYNQSQTPLKQPNMHGYSRGRVENGISSMFVGRGKSNFGTNNKNSDTSRVHIVGSFHEKFDDTSGDLSSKRYTRIKMLDIYRKTDIKSIRSSFDEFVEVPSLTQVETLEPLAFSAPTADESVIIKGIDKGDIVSSGAPQLSKESSIGRSTPEAVPARQSKLDSKYDLPNAVDIYRAQIDNSMMENCIPSESPPYDKQPYQLRNYTMLDATLSRSRSNSKDLDIVSTNADEMISKDSTRFVAASSFVPQRSQSSGDYKSGPVYGSNAFSSEVSLEHMRPSHLQKDIESNTDGVGVHSDAKSHSYMNRQPSELTKEAYSFMPKDVLVGRKLHPPSPEDLLLYYKDPQGQIQGPFSGSDVISWFEAGYFGIDLQVCLANSPADAPFSSLGDVMPHLRAKAGPPPGFGMAKHVSTVDSTPKGKFPGPSSILTGLSEYEQRDLSIAAAETQNRFLESLMSDNNSSSASETFSFNRGLPGVVGESGSETNYLLTQTRLLERQRSLMNPVSYWSGGDSSSAPGPKTDLVSDSSPYSKLFPSTVDSPVQTLKSQQVDLLSLLQAGADKAVSRTGGYGASFLSNFSDAATGNNPLHAGTEHQAEVLSMHYNQHLPSQIRFGGHQHSLLPVNQSSLPNLISQHSDPSFIPPDKFLPSEMHQDPRLLSLSQQQYLLSQLHLQSQIPAAQLPVLEKLLLLQQQQKQEQQQFMIQQQQQQQQQYQQMLSNVFSSHLSQQQFGGPYVQTSVAMPTGKIATDHVVLQRGNEQLQIGQQMPVAYEGSRASYHPNTNLQSSLNVSSPTSVPLSIPFPHHILDQGITSNESDTQFVMDNVATLPDTKTKQEMADDLNFSETRGESEKSGLESQNMTQSLCGTEKEQEVPQVSQAQDIAPLGLEDSQLSTDFAPPMTDPVHDINISSLDLSDQNDQAVPNKVVETQEVKKNSEKKSKKQKKSKAKIVVDAGKGLPIFISSKASNVDTEVGVNANEAKSEVLTDVSLACTNEMSEPQSPSLAFNVNPLPSGTKDEEANANVVATPGSNLKVSSTQWAWKSAPGFKPKSLLEIQQEEQLKAQRGISSETVAVTPAKVVPSPAPWSSITNFENKPSSDTVLESNTLLVNSEDPLKSKSRKSNLHDLLAEEVLAKSNKDIRASAGNAQSSLLPLLSPGQAHLEASAVDDNDFVEAKDTRKARKKVSKSKAAGAKIQQPVGSAELSASPSTVEKDKIARQVQGKESLPAPPAAPSLGDFVLWKEDQSSSVPPPAWSFDSKKQQRPVSLRDIQMEQQKRSGTMQQQQAPIPTAKVQPNQASRGSGTWQNSGTSPSNIASSHQFVPQVSNLIKPRTEDDLFWGLPEQSKPELKRPDFPPTESSVSRAAKGKGVSGAGTGQKVGSRGLDYTLSSPLPILKGRGVSSKNSEAMEFQDWCVNEWIRLTGTNDTSFLEFCIKQTTSEAEMLLRENIGSLDHNHDFIDKFLNYKEFLPSDVLDTAFELQKTHPISVEDYSHRNSNAVAAAAVPDPDEGTDDAFDGQPKGRGKKKGKKAHKVSSTLLGFNVVSNRIMMGEIQTLED from the exons ATGGCCGACTTCAGGAATGCCGACGACAGCCGCGGCCTCACCGTGGATCCGCCGCCGCCCCCGAGTCACAGAG ACAATCAAGGGTCTGAGAATTCTATACCTCTTTCTCCTCAATGGCTGTTTTCAAAGTCAGTTGATAACAAG GAATTGGGCTCCATTCATGATAACAAGACAGATGATGTGAAGGCATCAGTGACTGTTGATGGTTATGTTAGTACTGGAAAGAAAAAGGAGGCCTTTAGGCCAATCTTGCATGATCCAGAAGGTGGTCGCCGAGACCGGTGGcatgatgaagagagagaaacaaATTCTTCCATTCGCCGAGACCATTGGAGGGAGGGAGACAAAGAGCTTGGTGATACACACCGAACAGAACGCTGGCCTGAAAATAACTCCAAGCATTCTGGGGAACCACGCACTGACCTGCGACGGGAGAGCAAATGGAGCACGCGTTGGGGACCAAGTGATAAGGAATCTGATAACTGGCGTGGGAAGTGGTTGGAGTCTAGCAAAGGCAGTAACCCGGTCCCTGACAAGACTTCATCATATTTCACTAGTCATGGAAAGGACATGAATAATCATGGAAAGGACACTGAAGGAGATGATCATTATTCTCGGTCATGGAGATCTAACTATGGTTTAGGCCGTGGGAGGGGAGACTCTAATTACAACCAATCTCAAACTCCTCTCAAACAGCCTAATATGCATGGTTATAGTAGAGGAAGAGTAGAAAATGGGATATCATCTATGTTTGTTGGTCGTGGAAAATCTAACTTTGGCACGAACAACAAGAACAGTGATACTTCTCGTGTTCATATAGTGGGTTCTTTTCATGAGAAGTTTGATGATACCTCTGGAGATCTTTCCAGCAAAAGATATACTAGGATAAAAATGCTTGATATATATAGGAAAACTGATATAAAGAGTATTAGATCATCATTTGATGAATTTGTTGAAGTTCCTTCCCTAACTCAAGTGGAAACATTGGAGCCCTTAGCATTTTCTGCTCCTACAGCTGATGAATCA gtcatcatcaagggaattgaCAAAGGAGATATTGTGAGTAGTGGCGCTCCTCAACTGTCAAAGGAATCTTCCATTGGGAGGTCTACTCCAGAAGCTGTCCCAGCTAGGCAGAGTAAATTAG ATAGTAAATATGACCTGCCAAATGCTGTGGATATTTATAGAGCTCAAATTGACAATTCCATGATGGAGAATTGCATTCCTTCTGAGAGCCCACCATACGATAAACAGCCATATCAACTCAGAAATTACACAATGCTAGATGCTACTCTCAGTAGATCTCGATCAAATTCAAAAG ACCTAGATATTGTTTCAACAAATGCAGACGAGATGATTTCTAAAGATAGTACTCGGTTTGTGGCAGCATCATCTTTTGTTCCACAAAGATCTCAGTCAAGTGGGGACTATAAATCTGGTCCAGTATATGGTAGCAATGCTTTTTCCTCGGAGGTTTCTCTAGAGCATATGCGCCCCTCTCATCTACAGAAAGATATAGAGTCTAACACTGACGGAGTTGGTGTACATTCAGATGCTAAAAGCCATTCCTATATGAATAGGCAACCATCTGAATTAACAAAGGAAGCTTATTCTTTTATGCCCAAGGATGTATTGGTTGGCAGGAAGTTGCATCCCCCTTCTCCAGAAGATCTTTTACTATACTACAAGGACCCTCAAGGTCAAATTCAAGGTCCTTTTTCTGGAAGCGATGTTATTAGTTGGTTTGAAGCAGGATATTTTGGTATTGATCTGCAAGTCTGCCTTGCAAATTCTCCTGCTGACGCACCTTTTTCTTCACTTGGAGATGTTATGCCGCACTTGAGAGCAAAGGCTGGACCACCACCTGGATTTGGCATGGCCAAGCATGTTTCCACAGTGGATAGCACTCCTAAGGGTAAATTTCCAGGTCCTAGTAGCATTCTCACTGGGCTCAGTGAATATGAACAACGAGACCTAAGTATTGCTGCAGCTGAAACACAAAATCGGTTCTTGGAGTCTTTGATGTCTGACAATAATAGCAGTTCTGCTTCGGAAACCTTCTCTTTCAATAGAG GTTTGCCTGGTGTAGTAGGAGAAAGTGGGAGTGAGACAAATTACCTCTTGACACAAACCAGGTTGTTGGAAAGGCAAAGGTCTTTAATGAATCCTGTTTCATACTGGTCAGGTGGTGATTCATCATCAGCGCCCGGACCCAAAACAGATTTGGTTTCAGACTCTTCACCATATTCTAAACTATTTCCGTCAACTGTGGACTCTCCGGTCCAAACTCTTAAATCTCagcaagttgacttgctgtcCCTTTTGCAAGCTGGTGCTGATAAGGCAGTTTCACGAACTGGTGGATATGGTGCATCTTTTCTTTCGAATTTTTCAGATGCTGCAACAGGAAATAATCCCCTTCATGCTGGCACTGAACATCAAGCTGAGGTATTGAGTATGCATTATAATCAACATTTGCCATCTCAGATACGATTTGGAGGTCATCAGCACAGTTTGCTGCCAGTAAACCAATCCTCATTACCTAATTTAATCTCTCAACATAGTGATCCTTCATTTATTCCACCAGATAAATTTCTTCCATCTGAGATGCACCAGGATCCGCGATTGCTAAGCTTGTCGCAACAACAGTATCTGCTGTCTCAACTTCATTTGCAGTCTCAGATTCCTGCTGCTCAATTACCTGTGTTGGAAAAGTTATTATTGCTCCAGCAGCAGCAAAAGCAAGAGCAGCAGCAATTTATgatacagcaacagcagcaacaacagcaacaataTCAGCAAATGCTTTCCAATGTGTTTTCCAGTCATCTGTCTCAGCAACAGTTCGGTGGTCCTTATGTTCAAACATCTGTTGCCATGCCAACAGGCAAGATAGCTACAGATCATGTTGTGCTTCAGAGAGGAAATGAACAATTACAGATTGGTCAGCAGATGCCAGTTGCATATGAAGGTAGTCGAGCATCGTATCATCCCAATACTAACCTACAAAGTTCCCTGAATGTTAGTTCACCGACTTCTGTACCTCTGTCTATCCCCTTTCCACATCATATCCTTGACCAAGGAATTACTTCAAACGAATCAGATACTCAATTTGTGATGGATAATGTTGCTACTCTTCCTGATACCAAAACAAAACAAGAGATGGCGGATGATTTGAATTTCTCTGAGACTCGAGGGGAGTCAGAGAAATCGGGTCTTGAATCCCAAAATATGACTCAGAGTTTGTGTGGTACAGAGAAAGAACAAGAGGTACCACAAGTGTCTCAGGCTCAAGATATTGCTCCCCTTGGTTTAGAGGACAGTCAATTATCTACTGATTTTGCACCTCCTATGACTGATCCAGTACATGATATCAATATTTCTTCATTAGATCTCAGTGACCAAAATGATCAAGCTGTCCCTAACAAAGTTGTTGAAACACAAGAAGTGAAGAAAAATTCTGAAAAGAAATCTAAGAAGCAAAAGAAATCTAAGGCAAAAATTGTTGTAGATGCAGGGAAAGGATTACCTATTTTTATTTCTAGCAAGGCATCAAACGTGGATACTGAAGTTGGTGTAAATGCCAATGAAGCTAAATCTGAAGTGCTGACTGATGTTTCTCTAGCATGCACTAATGAAATGTCTGAACCTCAAAGTCCCTCACTGGCATTCAATGTGAATCCTTTACCCAGTGGAACAAAAGATGAGGAAGCCAATGCGAATGTAGTTGCTACACCGGGTTCCAATCTGAAGGTATCATCAACTCAGTGGGCATGGAAATCTGCTCCAGGATTCAAACCTAAATCTCTTCTGGAGATACAACAGGAAGAACAGCTGAAGGCACAAAGAGGGATCAGTTCTGAAACTGTTGCAGTGACACCTGCCAAAGTTGTTCCATCTCCAGCCCCTTGGTCATCAATAACTAATTTCGAAAATAAGCCATCCAGTGATACTGTTCTAGAATCAAATACGCTCCTTGTGAACTCTGAAGATCCTCTTAAATCAAAGAGCAGGAAAAGCAATTTGCATGATTTATTGGCTGAAGAAGTTTTGGCCAAGTCAAATAAAGATATTAGGGCTTCTGCTGGCAATGCTCAGAGCTCACTTCTACCACTGCTATCACCAGGTCAGGCACATCTTGAAGCTTCTGCTGTTGATGACAATGATTTTGTTGAGGCTAAGGATACTAGAAAAGCTCGCAAAAAGGTATCAAAGTCGAAAGCTGCTGGAGCCAAGATACAACAACCAGTTGGTTCCGCTGAATTGTCTGCATCCCCATCAACTGTTGAAAAGGATAAAATTGCACGCCAAGTACAAGGAAAAGAATCTTTACcggctcctcctgctgctccatcATTGGGGGATTTTGTTCTTTGGAAGGAGGATCAATCAAGCTCTGTTCCTCCACCAGCATGGTCATTCGACTCTAAGAAACAGCAGAGACCGGTATCATTAAGAGACATTCAGATGGAACAACAGAAGAGGTCTGGAACTATGCAGCAACAGCAGGCTCCAATACCAACAGCTAAAGTCCAGCCAAACCAGGCAAGTCGTGGAAGCGGGACTTGGCAGAATAGTGGAACATCACCATCTAACATTGCATCATCCCATCAGTTTGTTCCACAAGTTTCAAATCTGATAAAACCTAGAACTGAAGATGATCTGTTTTGGGGGTTGCCTGAGCAATCAAAACCAGAACTCAAAAG GCCTGACTTCCCTCCAACCGAGAGCTCTGTCAGCAGGGCAGCTAAAGGCAAAGGAGTTTCTGGAGCAGGAACAGGGCAGAAGGTTGGAAGCAGAGGTTTGGATTATACTCTTTCCTCACCTTTGCCCATTTTGAAGGGTAGGGGCGTTTCTTCAAAGAACTCAG AGGCGATGGAATTCCAAGATTGGTGTGTTAATGAGTGGATCCGGCTCACAGGGACGAATG ATACCAGTTTTCTGGAATTTTGCATAAAGCAGACAACGTCTGAGGCTGAGATGCTATTGCGAGAAAACATCGGTTCTCTGGATCACAATCATGATTTCATCGACAAGTTCCTCAACTACAAAGAGTTCTTGCCATCAGATGTCCTCGACACTGCTTTTGAGTTGCAGAAGACCCACCCTATTTCTGTGGAGGACTACAGTCACCGGAATTCCAATGCCGTAGCTGCAGCAGCTGTTCCTGATCCTGATGAAGGCACAGATGATGCCTTCGATGGGCAACCCAAAGGACGGGGGaagaaaaaggggaagaaggcgcaCAAGGTGAGTTCGACGCTCTTGGGGTTTAACGTTGTCAGCAACCGCATAATGATGGGCGAGATCCAGACCCTAGAAGATTAG